The following are encoded together in the bacterium genome:
- a CDS encoding T9SS type A sorting domain-containing protein codes for MMVKKCLIVTLAVLVLLPAMAVAGAAPTKDRVGIGAPVMAAAGQGTTRRVTVPLLMDNTQPLVAMDIPLRFGQPGDGINLVNVEYASRVDYFDEKITNIDNENKTIVMGLISMAYDANKPDLEVGSGPIAFLTFDISDPTIDRFTINSEYIPTPAHKLMLVWHETNAQGQLEVRWNEDLEFRMEVPVTSAGSVPVPTSYALDQNYPNPFNAGTVISFSLPEASQVKVTVFNVLGQTVRVLADQEMTAGVQRVEWDGRDENGMQASSGVYFYRITANHFTDTKKMTLLK; via the coding sequence ATGATGGTAAAGAAATGCCTAATAGTGACACTGGCAGTGCTGGTGCTGTTGCCGGCGATGGCGGTCGCGGGCGCGGCGCCCACCAAGGATAGGGTGGGGATCGGCGCGCCGGTGATGGCCGCGGCCGGCCAGGGCACGACCCGCCGCGTCACAGTGCCGCTCCTGATGGACAACACCCAGCCGCTGGTGGCAATGGATATTCCGCTGCGGTTCGGGCAGCCGGGCGACGGCATCAATCTGGTCAATGTCGAGTATGCCAGCCGCGTTGACTACTTCGACGAGAAGATCACCAACATCGACAACGAGAACAAAACGATCGTGATGGGCTTGATCTCGATGGCCTACGATGCCAACAAGCCCGATCTCGAAGTCGGTTCCGGCCCGATCGCGTTCCTGACGTTCGACATTTCCGATCCGACCATCGACCGGTTTACGATCAACTCCGAATACATTCCGACCCCGGCGCACAAGCTCATGCTGGTCTGGCATGAGACCAACGCCCAGGGCCAGCTGGAAGTCCGCTGGAACGAGGACCTGGAATTCCGCATGGAAGTCCCGGTCACCAGCGCCGGCTCGGTGCCCGTTCCGACCTCGTACGCGCTCGATCAGAACTACCCGAACCCGTTCAACGCCGGCACGGTCATCAGTTTTTCGCTGCCCGAAGCCAGCCAGGTGAAGGTGACGGTGTTCAACGTGCTGGGCCAGACGGTGCGTGTGCTCGCCGATCAGGAGATGACGGCGGGTGTGCAGCGGGTCGAGTGGGATGGACGCGACGAGAACGGCATGCAGGCCTCCTCGGGGGTCTACTTCTACCGCATCACGGCGAACCACTTCACCGACACCAAGAAGATGACGCTGCTGAAGTAA
- a CDS encoding metal-sulfur cluster assembly factor, with translation MDQLRKCFDPEIPIVSLVDLGLIYDVRVDANNNVDVDMTLTAQGCPAHQMISQDAASKLRQIPGIGTVNVHVVWEPAWTPDRMSDTARKALGWV, from the coding sequence ATGGACCAGTTGAGAAAGTGTTTCGATCCGGAGATTCCGATCGTCTCGCTGGTTGATCTGGGTTTGATCTACGATGTCCGGGTGGATGCGAACAACAATGTCGATGTCGACATGACGTTGACGGCGCAGGGGTGTCCGGCGCACCAGATGATTTCGCAGGACGCCGCCTCGAAGCTGCGCCAGATCCCCGGCATCGGGACTGTAAATGTGCATGTGGTCTGGGAACCGGCGTGGACGCCCGACCGCATGAGCGACACGGCGCGCAAGGCGCTGGGCTGGGTGTAA
- a CDS encoding oligopeptide transporter, OPT family, with translation MVIGSILGIVFAASSVYLALKVGLTVSASIPIAVLSITIFRAFGRATILQNNMVQTVGSAGESIAAGLAFTLPSLLLMGQDLEFMRILLVGLLGGMLGVLMMIPLRQGLIVQEHGKLTYPEGTACADVLIVGDKGGTTAKTVFLGAIVGFVYGFLNLVTRFWKDTSDWTLRFFKGASISAEVSATLLGVGYIIGPKTAANMMAGGALAFIVIIPIIKVFGDGLEQVIFPATKLIRDMSPGELRNAYVLYIGAGAVATGGIISLIRSIPSIIGAFKRGVGSLSAARRGTQVVVPRTERDIPMVWVLGGSAALVLAIWAAPMLQINFVSAILIVLFGFFFVTVSSRITGEIGSSSNPISGMTVATLLITCLLFLAVGWTGVDYRAMALTTAALVCVAASNGGTISQSLKTGYLVGATPSLQQIGILVGVVTSAIVIGYTLLFLNESKTTFSVRDYPQFTATVAPDARKVQAYDGKTYPVVSVPEPTNGVPTGQYLVNDQGKIVYLMDPGVCGTDVEKVEPIPAGEYANFRAEALPADAPTFLLATGPAPILELHSGRDGVPPGRYLVDAGGAITHRIVAVTKFDAPKARLFSLIIDGILTRKLPWALVLIGVALAFMMELVGVSSLPFAVGLYLPISTSTPIFVGGVVRMIIDKRRKVSAAEAEFSPGVLLASGLIAGGAFAGLFQAIVQGVGADATWDKSAWLSAISGADWWALIPFAGLALLLFFVAGGSNNKVK, from the coding sequence TTGGTCATCGGATCAATCCTCGGCATCGTCTTCGCCGCCTCCTCGGTCTATCTGGCGTTGAAGGTGGGCCTGACCGTCTCCGCGTCGATTCCGATCGCGGTGTTATCGATCACGATCTTCCGCGCCTTCGGACGCGCCACGATCCTCCAGAACAACATGGTGCAGACCGTCGGCTCCGCCGGCGAGTCGATCGCCGCCGGGCTGGCCTTCACCCTCCCGTCGCTGCTGTTGATGGGGCAGGATCTGGAGTTCATGCGCATCCTATTGGTCGGTCTGCTTGGCGGCATGCTCGGCGTGCTGATGATGATCCCCCTGCGCCAAGGGCTGATCGTGCAGGAGCACGGCAAGCTCACCTACCCCGAGGGCACCGCCTGCGCCGACGTGCTGATCGTCGGCGACAAGGGCGGCACCACTGCCAAGACGGTGTTTCTGGGCGCGATCGTCGGATTTGTCTATGGGTTCCTCAACCTGGTCACCCGCTTCTGGAAAGACACCTCCGACTGGACGCTGCGCTTCTTCAAGGGGGCGTCGATCTCGGCGGAAGTCTCCGCGACGCTTCTGGGCGTCGGTTACATCATCGGCCCGAAGACCGCGGCCAACATGATGGCCGGCGGCGCGCTTGCCTTCATTGTGATCATCCCGATCATCAAGGTCTTCGGCGACGGGCTCGAACAGGTGATCTTCCCCGCGACAAAACTGATTCGCGACATGAGTCCCGGTGAACTGCGCAACGCCTATGTGCTCTACATCGGCGCCGGCGCCGTGGCCACCGGCGGCATCATCAGCCTGATCCGCTCGATTCCCTCGATCATCGGCGCCTTCAAACGCGGGGTCGGCTCGCTGTCGGCGGCGCGTCGCGGCACGCAAGTGGTTGTCCCGCGCACCGAACGCGACATCCCGATGGTCTGGGTGCTCGGCGGCAGCGCCGCGCTGGTCCTGGCCATCTGGGCCGCGCCGATGCTTCAAATCAATTTCGTCTCGGCCATCCTGATCGTCTTGTTCGGATTCTTCTTCGTCACCGTGTCCAGCCGCATCACCGGCGAGATCGGCTCCTCTTCAAATCCGATCTCCGGCATGACCGTGGCCACGTTGCTCATCACTTGCTTGCTCTTCCTGGCGGTGGGCTGGACGGGTGTCGATTACCGGGCCATGGCCTTGACCACCGCCGCGCTGGTCTGTGTGGCCGCATCCAACGGCGGGACCATCTCCCAATCGCTGAAGACCGGCTACCTGGTCGGCGCGACCCCGTCACTGCAGCAAATCGGCATCCTGGTCGGCGTCGTCACCAGCGCGATCGTGATCGGCTACACGCTTCTGTTCCTCAACGAATCCAAGACCACCTTCTCGGTGCGCGATTACCCGCAGTTCACCGCGACCGTGGCGCCCGATGCGCGCAAGGTCCAGGCCTACGACGGCAAGACGTATCCGGTCGTGTCGGTTCCCGAACCGACCAACGGCGTGCCCACCGGACAGTACCTCGTCAACGACCAGGGCAAGATTGTCTACTTGATGGATCCGGGCGTGTGCGGCACCGATGTGGAAAAAGTCGAGCCGATCCCGGCCGGCGAGTATGCCAACTTCCGCGCCGAGGCGCTGCCGGCCGATGCGCCCACCTTCCTGCTGGCCACCGGGCCGGCCCCGATTCTCGAACTGCATTCGGGACGCGATGGCGTGCCGCCCGGACGCTACCTCGTGGATGCCGGCGGCGCGATCACTCATCGGATCGTGGCGGTCACCAAATTCGACGCTCCCAAGGCGCGCCTGTTCAGTCTCATCATCGATGGCATTCTCACCCGCAAGCTCCCGTGGGCGCTGGTGCTGATCGGTGTGGCGCTCGCCTTCATGATGGAACTGGTCGGCGTCTCGTCGCTGCCGTTTGCCGTGGGTCTTTATCTGCCGATTTCGACCTCCACGCCGATCTTCGTCGGTGGCGTGGTCCGGATGATCATCGACAAGCGCCGCAAGGTCTCGGCGGCCGAGGCCGAGTTCTCGCCGGGCGTCCTGCTTGCCAGCGGACTAATCGCCGGCGGCGCGTTCGCCGGACTCTTCCAGGCCATCGTGCAGGGGGTGGGCGCCGATGCCACCTGGGACAAGTCCGCCTGGCTGAGTGCCATCTCCGGGGCCGACTGGTGGGCCCTCATTCCATTCGCCGGACTGGCGCTCCTGTTGTTCTTTGTCGCCGGCGGCTCGAACAACAAGGTAAAGTAG
- a CDS encoding tetratricopeptide repeat protein, which produces MRLLTFVRVALVPACAFLLLSACGSTRPKSVVADSAAAAAPIDPAKGQAAYYLFMEGTTLKEEGNLEQAAQAFERALQFDPGSTEIRLSLADCYFNMRRFDRAIAVAEEIPERDRRVLELIARSHRFMGHDEAAAAIYREIVALDSTDAETWWYLSRLSLRQGNLNQAADDLERLARLRADGRVYIELGDLRSRLGQFDLSVIAFQEALKIDSGWAGRDAWIGLAGALEPLGRYNEAAHAYRQVIAMSPPTELTPHRRLIQLFLAADQPDSAIAVIEQILAVRPDDPERLRLGVLWYSTGQEEKAESLFVALGSSVDPYLPLYYRGRIAADRNEYQVAKDFFTRAIAVNDSFPDAWLHLGQALLDQDSVDAAVATAHRAIQATGDERDFWYFIGLAYSRAERYDSAAVWLDKLWRVDSLNARVQFSLGAALERSGQFDRAVAVFENLIAREPDNGIALNYLGYMYADSGIRLDESLQLIQRALQQEPDNGAYLDSYGWALFRLGRLNEAEAEIRKALQSLESDPTIHDHLGDILAALGRRDEAVTHWRRALELEPGSQEIRQKLGL; this is translated from the coding sequence TTGCGTCTGTTGACCTTCGTGCGCGTTGCGCTTGTCCCTGCCTGCGCGTTCCTGTTGCTGTCCGCCTGTGGATCGACTCGGCCGAAGTCCGTCGTCGCCGACTCGGCAGCCGCCGCGGCCCCGATCGATCCCGCCAAGGGGCAGGCCGCCTACTATCTCTTCATGGAAGGCACAACGCTCAAGGAGGAAGGCAATCTCGAGCAGGCGGCGCAGGCCTTCGAGCGCGCGCTGCAGTTCGATCCCGGCTCCACCGAGATTCGCCTGTCGCTGGCCGACTGTTACTTCAACATGCGCCGCTTCGACCGCGCCATCGCCGTGGCCGAGGAGATCCCCGAGCGCGACCGCCGTGTCCTCGAACTGATCGCGCGCAGCCACCGTTTCATGGGTCATGACGAAGCCGCGGCGGCCATCTATCGCGAAATTGTCGCCCTCGATTCCACCGACGCCGAGACCTGGTGGTACCTGTCGCGTCTGTCGCTGCGCCAGGGCAATCTGAATCAGGCCGCCGACGATCTCGAACGGCTGGCGCGGCTGCGCGCCGATGGGCGGGTCTACATCGAGCTCGGCGACCTGCGCTCCCGGCTGGGGCAGTTTGATCTGAGCGTGATCGCGTTCCAGGAGGCGCTCAAGATCGACTCGGGGTGGGCCGGACGCGACGCCTGGATTGGGTTGGCCGGCGCGCTCGAACCGCTGGGTCGCTACAATGAAGCCGCCCACGCCTACCGTCAGGTCATCGCCATGTCGCCGCCGACCGAGCTGACGCCGCACCGTCGCTTGATCCAGTTGTTCCTCGCCGCCGACCAGCCCGATTCGGCCATCGCCGTGATCGAGCAGATACTGGCGGTGCGTCCCGACGATCCCGAACGGCTCCGTCTTGGCGTCCTGTGGTACTCCACGGGCCAGGAGGAGAAGGCCGAGTCGCTCTTTGTCGCGCTCGGCAGTTCCGTCGATCCCTATCTGCCGCTCTATTACCGCGGCCGCATCGCCGCCGACCGCAACGAATACCAAGTCGCCAAGGATTTTTTCACCCGCGCCATCGCGGTCAACGATTCCTTCCCCGATGCCTGGCTGCATCTGGGGCAGGCGCTGCTGGATCAGGATTCGGTCGATGCCGCGGTGGCCACCGCGCACCGCGCCATCCAGGCGACCGGCGATGAGCGCGACTTCTGGTACTTCATCGGGCTGGCCTACTCGCGCGCCGAACGCTACGATTCCGCCGCGGTCTGGCTCGACAAACTCTGGCGCGTCGATTCCCTCAACGCCCGCGTGCAGTTTTCCCTCGGCGCGGCGCTGGAGCGTTCCGGGCAGTTCGACCGCGCCGTCGCCGTGTTCGAAAACCTTATCGCCCGCGAGCCCGACAACGGCATCGCCCTCAATTACCTCGGCTACATGTACGCCGATTCGGGGATCCGCCTTGACGAATCCCTGCAGTTGATCCAGCGCGCTCTGCAGCAGGAGCCGGACAACGGCGCCTACCTCGACAGCTACGGCTGGGCGCTTTTCCGGCTGGGCCGTCTCAATGAAGCCGAGGCGGAGATCCGCAAGGCGTTGCAATCGCTGGAATCCGATCCCACGATCCACGACCACCTGGGCGACATCCTCGCCGCGCTCGGACGGCGCGACGAGGCGGTCACGCACTGGCGCCGCGCGCTTGAACTGGAACCCGGCAGCCAGGAAATCCGGCAGAAGCTGGGGCTTTAG
- a CDS encoding Ig-like domain-containing protein: protein MRSRHAGFFLAAVAVLLGTSCAQKGAPQGGPPDTTAPQVESTLPAGGDVRVDRRSGLTIQFSEPIDKATFARNWEISPARAGEAKIEWTKGGRCVSISWSDTLRDSTSYRVTISSRVADRRANPLAEPYTFAFSTGPQVDRGEIRGRIIAAGEGKSAFDVFAYRLESLPDTFWLSPPDYYTQSASDGRFQLPYLRAGRYRLLVLGDNNRNRRLDHGEPFALAPRDFAVADDALPDSARFFVTVRDTVPFHLRDCAPVGPQLIAVGFSHPLDTAGMSTWSMGVVDSLDGAAAVATILPPTARRPSQLLLRGQWRDGGVYTIAVGGIVDQLGQILSDSVCRCVYTLGRDSTGPRIEMVVLPEPNAALTPRDPIRWVFAEPLDTTRWHDGVLVADTLGQRLDGLTRWVHEQELEFVPSAPWPDTLLVLVTLDSAQLVDLNGNPAGPGVYRWRFRPLGESQMGEIEGRVTSAEATAAPFWLEARAIGDARRVRRKMTVPGSFTLALPAGRWQLGGFVDSNDDGRWLAGSFAPFAFAEPRALAADTLSVRARFTLEEITLEF, encoded by the coding sequence ATGCGATCCCGTCACGCCGGGTTTTTTCTTGCGGCCGTCGCCGTCCTGCTGGGGACATCATGCGCCCAGAAAGGCGCGCCGCAGGGCGGACCCCCTGACACCACCGCGCCGCAGGTGGAATCGACGCTGCCCGCCGGCGGCGATGTGCGGGTCGACCGGCGCTCCGGCCTGACGATCCAGTTCTCCGAGCCAATCGACAAGGCGACCTTCGCCCGCAACTGGGAGATCTCGCCCGCGCGCGCGGGGGAGGCGAAGATCGAGTGGACCAAGGGCGGGCGCTGTGTCAGCATCTCCTGGTCCGACACGCTGCGCGACAGCACCAGTTACCGCGTGACGATCAGCAGTCGCGTCGCCGATCGCCGCGCCAATCCCCTGGCCGAGCCGTACACCTTCGCCTTCTCCACCGGCCCGCAGGTGGACCGCGGCGAGATTCGCGGACGCATCATCGCCGCCGGCGAGGGCAAATCCGCCTTCGATGTCTTCGCCTATCGGCTCGAGTCGCTGCCCGACACCTTCTGGCTTTCGCCGCCCGACTACTACACCCAATCGGCCTCCGATGGCCGTTTTCAGTTGCCGTATCTGCGCGCCGGACGGTACCGATTGCTGGTGCTCGGCGACAACAACCGCAACCGCCGTCTCGATCATGGCGAGCCCTTTGCCCTTGCGCCGCGCGATTTCGCGGTCGCCGATGACGCGCTGCCGGACAGCGCCCGGTTCTTCGTCACCGTTCGCGACACCGTGCCCTTCCATCTGCGCGACTGCGCGCCGGTCGGACCGCAGTTGATCGCCGTGGGGTTTTCCCATCCCCTCGACACCGCCGGCATGTCGACGTGGTCGATGGGTGTGGTCGATTCCCTCGATGGCGCCGCCGCCGTCGCGACCATATTGCCGCCCACCGCGCGCCGCCCCAGCCAGCTACTGCTGCGCGGCCAGTGGCGGGACGGCGGCGTCTATACGATTGCCGTCGGCGGTATCGTCGATCAACTTGGCCAGATTCTCTCCGACAGTGTCTGCCGTTGTGTCTACACGCTCGGACGCGACTCCACCGGCCCGCGCATTGAGATGGTCGTTCTACCCGAACCCAATGCCGCGCTGACGCCGCGCGATCCGATCCGCTGGGTCTTCGCCGAGCCGCTGGACACCACGCGATGGCATGACGGCGTATTGGTCGCCGACACGCTCGGACAACGGCTCGATGGCCTGACCCGCTGGGTGCACGAGCAGGAACTGGAGTTTGTGCCGTCGGCGCCCTGGCCCGACACGCTCCTTGTCCTGGTGACGCTCGATTCCGCCCAATTGGTCGATCTCAACGGCAACCCCGCCGGACCCGGCGTGTATCGCTGGCGCTTCCGTCCGCTGGGCGAAAGCCAGATGGGGGAGATCGAAGGACGGGTCACCTCGGCCGAGGCGACGGCGGCGCCTTTCTGGCTGGAGGCACGCGCGATCGGTGATGCCCGTCGGGTCCGGCGCAAGATGACGGTGCCCGGTTCCTTCACGCTGGCCCTGCCGGCCGGTCGCTGGCAGTTGGGCGGCTTCGTCGACAGCAATGACGATGGCCGCTGGCTGGCCGGATCGTTCGCGCCGTTCGCCTTTGCCGAGCCCCGGGCGCTGGCCGCCGACACGTTGTCGGTGCGCGCACGCTTCACGCTCGAAGAGATCACACTGGAATTCTGA
- a CDS encoding mechanosensitive ion channel family protein, whose product MSLSGLWQKWQQMIADHGAEITLSILHVIVIVIVGMVAIRLIKRALRRMERLFLERSRSEDEIERIAAEKRLRTLTALLRTVAVIGIWALVIVSSLNELGFNIGPLLAGAGIAGLAVGFGAQNLVRDVISGFFMILENQVRVGDIAVVNGTGGLVESITLRTIVLRDVEGVVHVFPHGSVVTLANRTMCWSAYVMDIGISYGSDIDRATAVMKEVYGDLAADPGFGHRILEPIEVFGVDQYGPSEIVIRARIKTRPGEQWVVGREYRRRLKYAFDRAGITIPFPQRTIHIQPAGTPLAPGRSTPAA is encoded by the coding sequence ATGTCGCTTTCCGGATTGTGGCAGAAATGGCAGCAGATGATCGCCGACCACGGCGCCGAGATCACGCTCTCGATCCTCCATGTCATCGTCATCGTGATCGTGGGCATGGTCGCCATCCGTCTGATCAAACGCGCGCTCCGACGCATGGAACGGCTGTTTCTGGAGCGGTCGCGGTCGGAGGATGAAATCGAGCGCATCGCCGCCGAGAAGCGGTTGCGCACCCTGACGGCGCTTCTGCGCACCGTGGCGGTGATCGGCATCTGGGCGCTGGTGATCGTCAGCAGCCTCAATGAACTGGGCTTCAATATCGGACCGCTTCTGGCGGGCGCCGGCATCGCCGGGTTGGCCGTCGGCTTCGGCGCGCAAAACCTTGTGCGCGACGTCATCAGCGGCTTTTTCATGATCCTCGAAAACCAGGTCCGCGTCGGCGATATCGCCGTCGTCAACGGCACCGGCGGGCTGGTCGAGTCCATCACCCTGCGCACCATCGTCCTGCGCGACGTCGAGGGCGTGGTCCATGTCTTTCCGCATGGTTCGGTCGTCACGCTGGCCAATCGCACGATGTGCTGGTCGGCGTATGTGATGGACATCGGAATTTCTTACGGATCGGACATTGACCGGGCGACCGCCGTGATGAAGGAGGTCTATGGCGACCTGGCGGCTGATCCAGGGTTCGGACATCGGATCCTCGAGCCCATCGAAGTCTTCGGTGTCGATCAGTATGGTCCCTCGGAGATCGTGATCAGGGCGCGGATCAAGACGCGCCCGGGCGAGCAGTGGGTCGTCGGGCGGGAGTACCGTCGGCGGCTCAAGTACGCCTTCGACCGTGCCGGAATCACCATTCCGTTCCCGCAGCGGACGATCCATATCCAGCCCGCGGGTACGCCGCTCGCCCCGGGCCGCTCGACGCCCGCCGCCTGA
- a CDS encoding SpoIIE family protein phosphatase: MIFTDHTAEYYAIFNAAAESLDEIRQFVQSALLTTGLNKKAIAGLLLAVEEAVSNIIRHGYLYGPGRFRLRIRATRRLVTLTLHDNGRAYEVNWDDKPDAHKLAETGRRGGLGLLLIRKVTDAVDYKRIGDENILTMTKYLGPVENTGGHRAFSRKVAAIGLMALVAVTVFGATLLFLHNRSTLQSEFVARWQEFARAAAASATQHMLNDRSDAEFDQLVVGLKQAQPDVAYLIIADEEGRVRAHSETPEAVRSPYMPPHGAALGQRGFWSVIAGGHSLFHFSEPLTIDRRNVGTIALAVDEEVLGRQVSAEFWRIFIGALSVIAIGGVLVGLVAFFMGRPLRRLGDVLRQAKSQGAVANITPGSAPDEIAEVVTAINEVTEAVARSERQIARRDQARREMEQAEQLQRALLPLQLPAIDGYEAQAAYRMAQHVGGDYYDVIPIDNADGLWAIIVADVAGKGFPAALVMTAVRTAMRILVPARRSPVAILQDLDAYLAQHHPNGPFVTVVCGVLDTRRHRLTLASAGHTPALHYLNATGTILRVNPKGRPIGVRIGDGAQSLSLAEQEITLADGDAIVLYTDGLIEARNRAGEAYGMKRVEDCLKGNKADARTALDAIISALNEFSEGGSGEDDVTVLVLRRGRPAESMQKRRPESISILPQNIAATF; the protein is encoded by the coding sequence ATGATCTTCACCGATCACACGGCCGAATACTACGCCATTTTCAACGCCGCCGCCGAATCGCTCGATGAGATTCGGCAGTTCGTGCAGTCGGCGCTTCTGACCACCGGCCTCAACAAGAAGGCGATCGCCGGGCTGCTCCTGGCGGTCGAAGAGGCGGTCTCCAACATCATCCGGCACGGCTACCTCTATGGCCCCGGCCGCTTCCGGTTGCGCATTCGCGCCACCCGGCGGCTGGTGACCCTCACTTTGCACGACAACGGCCGCGCCTACGAAGTCAATTGGGACGACAAACCCGACGCGCACAAACTGGCGGAAACCGGACGACGCGGAGGCCTCGGCCTTTTGCTCATCCGCAAAGTGACCGATGCCGTCGACTACAAGCGCATCGGCGATGAGAATATCCTCACTATGACCAAGTATCTGGGACCCGTCGAGAACACCGGCGGCCACCGCGCCTTCTCGCGCAAGGTGGCCGCGATCGGCCTGATGGCGCTGGTGGCGGTCACCGTGTTCGGGGCCACCCTGCTGTTTCTGCACAACCGCTCGACCCTGCAAAGCGAGTTCGTCGCCCGCTGGCAGGAATTCGCCCGCGCCGCGGCCGCCTCCGCCACCCAGCACATGCTCAATGACCGTTCCGACGCCGAGTTCGATCAGCTCGTGGTCGGTTTGAAACAGGCCCAGCCCGATGTCGCCTACCTGATCATCGCCGATGAGGAAGGACGGGTCCGCGCCCACTCGGAAACGCCCGAGGCGGTGCGCAGCCCGTACATGCCGCCCCACGGCGCCGCGCTGGGACAGCGCGGTTTCTGGTCGGTCATCGCCGGCGGACATTCGCTGTTCCACTTCAGCGAGCCGCTCACCATCGACCGGCGCAACGTCGGCACCATCGCGCTGGCGGTGGATGAAGAGGTGCTCGGACGGCAGGTGTCGGCCGAGTTCTGGCGGATCTTCATCGGTGCCTTGTCGGTCATCGCCATCGGCGGCGTGCTGGTCGGGCTGGTGGCATTCTTCATGGGACGCCCCCTGCGGCGCTTGGGCGATGTCCTTCGTCAGGCCAAGTCACAGGGCGCGGTGGCCAACATCACCCCCGGCTCCGCCCCGGATGAAATCGCCGAGGTCGTCACCGCCATTAACGAAGTCACCGAGGCGGTGGCCCGTTCCGAGCGCCAAATCGCCCGCCGCGACCAGGCCCGTCGCGAGATGGAGCAGGCCGAACAACTCCAGCGCGCCCTCCTGCCCCTGCAACTGCCCGCCATCGATGGCTACGAGGCCCAGGCGGCTTACCGCATGGCCCAGCATGTGGGCGGCGACTACTATGACGTCATCCCCATCGATAATGCCGATGGCCTCTGGGCGATCATCGTCGCTGATGTCGCCGGCAAGGGATTCCCGGCCGCGCTGGTGATGACCGCGGTACGCACCGCGATGCGCATCCTCGTTCCGGCGCGCCGTTCGCCGGTGGCGATCCTGCAGGACCTCGATGCCTACCTCGCGCAACATCACCCCAATGGCCCCTTCGTGACCGTTGTCTGCGGCGTTCTCGATACCCGCCGCCACCGGCTCACCCTCGCCTCGGCGGGGCACACGCCGGCGCTGCACTATCTCAACGCCACCGGGACCATCCTGCGGGTCAACCCCAAGGGACGTCCCATCGGCGTGCGGATCGGCGACGGCGCGCAGTCCTTGTCGCTGGCCGAGCAGGAAATCACACTCGCCGATGGCGATGCGATTGTCCTTTACACCGATGGCCTGATCGAGGCCCGCAACCGCGCCGGCGAGGCCTACGGCATGAAGCGCGTCGAGGACTGCCTGAAGGGCAATAAGGCCGATGCCAGGACCGCCCTCGATGCCATTATCTCCGCCCTCAACGAGTTCAGCGAGGGGGGAAGCGGCGAGGATGATGTGACTGTTCTGGTCCTGCGTCGCGGACGTCCCGCCGAGTCGATGCAGAAACGCAGACCGGAATCGATCAGTATTCTTCCGCAAAACATCGCGGCGACTTTTTAG
- the hrcA gene encoding heat-inducible transcriptional repressor HrcA has translation MGFDQLSAREREILRVLIDHYIATAEPVGSRVLAGRYRLGLSPATIRNTMQDLEEMGLIRQPHTSAGRVPTDEGYRTYIDNLIEPSPVPDELARRLREEIIAASKRAVDDILEQTAHVLAKVSTQIGVTLAPSMERGIISHIELVPVAERRLLVVLGVQTGLVRTLLLEVSTEVDRKAVEATQQALNERLAGQPLGSLRTLVAQRLRQDERVDARLIKMFIEAADELLERPAAESLHVNGTANLFDKPEFADHEALGGVLRVIEQRTPIVEVLRQRGMGEGIVISIGSEVKLQGAEGCALVSATYTAGRVRGTIGIMGPTRMEYAKLVSIVDYVAKVLSEEIDK, from the coding sequence ATGGGATTTGATCAACTCAGTGCGCGGGAGCGGGAAATCCTCCGTGTCCTGATCGACCACTACATCGCGACCGCCGAGCCGGTCGGTTCGCGGGTGCTTGCCGGTCGGTACCGACTCGGCCTGTCGCCGGCGACCATCCGCAACACGATGCAGGACCTCGAGGAGATGGGGCTGATCCGTCAGCCGCACACCTCGGCCGGACGGGTCCCGACCGACGAGGGCTACCGCACTTACATCGACAACCTGATTGAGCCTTCGCCGGTCCCCGATGAGCTGGCGCGCCGTTTGCGCGAGGAGATCATCGCCGCCTCCAAACGCGCCGTCGATGACATCCTTGAGCAGACCGCCCATGTGCTGGCGAAGGTCTCCACCCAGATCGGCGTGACTCTGGCCCCGAGCATGGAGCGTGGCATCATCTCGCACATCGAATTGGTGCCGGTGGCCGAGCGCCGGCTGCTGGTGGTTCTCGGCGTGCAGACTGGATTGGTGCGCACGCTGCTTCTGGAAGTCTCCACCGAGGTGGACCGCAAGGCGGTGGAGGCCACGCAGCAGGCGCTCAATGAGCGACTCGCCGGCCAGCCGCTGGGATCGTTGCGCACCCTGGTTGCCCAGCGTCTGCGTCAGGATGAGCGGGTCGACGCTCGCCTGATCAAGATGTTCATCGAGGCCGCCGACGAACTGCTCGAGCGCCCCGCCGCCGAGTCGTTGCATGTCAACGGCACCGCCAATCTCTTCGACAAGCCGGAGTTCGCCGACCATGAGGCCTTGGGCGGCGTGTTGCGGGTCATCGAGCAACGCACCCCGATTGTCGAGGTGTTGCGCCAGCGCGGCATGGGCGAGGGCATCGTGATTTCGATCGGCAGCGAAGTGAAATTGCAGGGCGCCGAAGGGTGCGCACTGGTCTCGGCGACCTACACCGCCGGACGTGTCCGTGGCACGATCGGCATCATGGGGCCGACCCGGATGGAATACGCCAAACTGGTTTCGATCGTCGACTACGTCGCCAAGGTGCTATCGGAAGAGATTGACAAGTGA